In Streptomyces sp. NBC_00306, a single genomic region encodes these proteins:
- a CDS encoding argininosuccinate synthase yields MTERVVLAYSGGLDTSVAIGWIAEETGAEVIAVAVDVGQGGEDLDVIRKRALACGAVEAEVADAKDEFAEEYCLPAIKANALYMDRYPLVSALSRPTIVKHLVAAAKKHGATTVAHGCTGKGNDQVRFEAGIVALAPELKCIAPVRDYAMTRDKAIAFCEDKQLPIATTKKSPYSIDQNVFGRAVETGFLEDIWNGPIEDIYEYTSNPAEQREADEVVISFKEGVPVAIDGKPVSVLQAIQQLNERAGGQGIGRIDMVEDRLVGIKSREVYEAPGAIALITAHQELENVTVERELARYKRQVEQRWGELVYDGLWFSPLKRALDGFIDEANQHVTGDIRMTLHGGRAVVTGRKSTESLYDFNLATYDSGDTFDQSKAQGFIELFGLSAKIAAKRDLA; encoded by the coding sequence GTGACCGAGCGCGTCGTACTCGCCTACTCAGGCGGTCTGGACACCTCCGTCGCCATCGGCTGGATCGCCGAGGAGACGGGCGCCGAGGTCATCGCCGTTGCCGTGGACGTCGGCCAGGGCGGCGAGGACCTGGACGTCATCCGCAAGCGCGCGCTCGCCTGCGGTGCTGTGGAAGCCGAGGTCGCCGACGCGAAGGACGAGTTCGCCGAGGAGTACTGCCTCCCGGCGATCAAGGCCAACGCCCTTTACATGGACCGCTACCCGCTGGTCTCCGCCCTCTCCCGGCCGACGATCGTCAAGCACCTCGTCGCCGCCGCCAAGAAGCACGGCGCCACCACGGTCGCCCACGGCTGCACCGGCAAGGGCAACGACCAGGTGCGGTTCGAGGCCGGCATCGTCGCCCTCGCCCCCGAGCTGAAGTGCATCGCCCCGGTCCGTGACTACGCGATGACCCGGGACAAGGCGATCGCCTTCTGCGAGGACAAGCAGCTCCCGATCGCGACCACCAAGAAGTCGCCGTACTCCATCGACCAGAACGTCTTCGGGCGGGCCGTCGAGACCGGCTTCCTGGAGGACATCTGGAACGGTCCGATCGAGGACATCTACGAGTACACCTCCAACCCCGCCGAGCAGCGTGAGGCCGACGAGGTCGTCATCTCCTTCAAGGAGGGCGTCCCGGTCGCCATCGACGGCAAGCCCGTCTCCGTCCTCCAGGCCATCCAGCAGCTCAACGAGCGGGCCGGCGGCCAGGGCATCGGCCGGATCGACATGGTCGAGGACCGGCTCGTGGGCATCAAGTCCCGTGAGGTGTACGAGGCCCCGGGCGCGATCGCGCTGATCACCGCGCACCAGGAGCTCGAGAACGTCACGGTCGAGCGCGAGCTGGCCCGGTACAAGCGGCAGGTCGAGCAGCGCTGGGGCGAGCTCGTCTACGACGGCCTGTGGTTCTCCCCCCTCAAGCGCGCCCTGGACGGCTTCATCGACGAGGCCAACCAGCACGTGACGGGCGACATCCGGATGACGCTGCACGGCGGCCGCGCCGTCGTCACCGGCCGGAAGTCCACGGAGTCGCTGTACGACTTCAACCTCGCCACCTACGACTCGGGCGACACGTTCGACCAGTCGAAGGCGCAGGGCTTCATCGAGCTCTTCGGACTCTCCGCGAAGATCGCCGCCAAGCGCGACCTCGCCTGA
- a CDS encoding pyridoxamine 5'-phosphate oxidase family protein has product MGQRYARIDGRIRTFIEQQPVFFTATAPLAADGHVNLSPKGRSGSLVVIDEQTLAYLDFGGSGAETVAHLREEGNGRITLMWCAFSGPPKVLRVHGTGEAVFRDDPRWSAYIGHFAEVDGPSARAIVVVHARRISDACGFAVPFMDYREERTQHAEHFGRKTDEEFAAYCAKKDHVGVSLDGLPALPLPLAARTDTV; this is encoded by the coding sequence ATGGGACAGCGCTACGCACGTATCGACGGCCGTATCCGCACCTTCATCGAGCAGCAGCCGGTGTTCTTCACCGCCACGGCGCCCCTGGCCGCCGACGGGCACGTCAACCTCTCCCCCAAGGGCCGCAGCGGCAGCCTCGTGGTCATCGACGAGCAGACCCTCGCCTATCTGGACTTCGGCGGCAGCGGCGCTGAGACCGTCGCCCATCTGCGGGAGGAGGGCAATGGCCGGATCACGCTGATGTGGTGCGCGTTCTCCGGCCCGCCGAAGGTGCTGCGGGTGCACGGCACCGGGGAGGCCGTGTTCCGCGACGACCCCCGCTGGTCCGCGTACATCGGCCACTTCGCGGAGGTCGACGGGCCGTCCGCCCGCGCGATCGTGGTCGTCCACGCCCGCCGTATCAGCGACGCCTGCGGCTTCGCGGTGCCCTTCATGGACTACCGGGAGGAGCGCACCCAGCACGCGGAGCACTTCGGCCGGAAGACGGACGAGGAATTCGCCGCGTACTGCGCGAAGAAGGACCACGTGGGGGTGAGCCTGGACGGGCTGCCGGCGCTGCCGCTGCCTCTCGCGGCCCGTACGGACACCGTCTGA
- a CDS encoding ferredoxin reductase family protein, translated as MLQNGRAARRQTMRAIRPQRDPAVVLLAIAWVGAAAVLSLWWQNTAVVHMDTAEWLVGAGRLTGLLGGYMIALVVLLMARVPALERRVGSDRVTRWHAMSGRYAICLIVTHVVMTVWGYSVQADTGVVEQTVTVVVDFPEMIKATIGTGLLLFIGFVSAGMVRRKMAYETWYYMHLLTYVAVYLTFWHQLATGAEFVADSTARTVWYALYGTVGALLLWYRVLAPVRLNLWHRMRVESTVDEAPGVVSVLISGRRLHRLGAEAGQFFRWRFLTKGLRWSANPYSLSAPPRPNLMRITVKAVGKHSTALSQLEPGTRVWAEGPYGAMTAGRRSRNKVLLIAGGAGITPLRALFETLPGGPGDLTLLYRASKTQDLALWSELKEIARNRDAQLMYAVNGPDGARPEITAERLKEVLPDIDSHDVYLCGPPGLAEESYQALREAGVPSRRIHHESFEM; from the coding sequence ATGTTGCAGAACGGTCGGGCCGCCAGACGCCAGACCATGCGGGCGATCCGGCCCCAGCGTGACCCGGCGGTGGTGTTGTTGGCCATCGCTTGGGTGGGGGCGGCGGCCGTGCTGTCCCTGTGGTGGCAGAACACGGCCGTGGTGCACATGGACACCGCCGAGTGGCTGGTCGGGGCCGGCCGGCTCACCGGTCTGCTCGGCGGATACATGATCGCGCTGGTGGTCCTGCTGATGGCGCGCGTTCCCGCGCTGGAGCGGCGGGTGGGTTCCGACAGGGTGACGCGATGGCACGCGATGAGCGGCCGCTATGCGATCTGCCTGATCGTCACGCATGTCGTGATGACCGTATGGGGCTACTCCGTGCAGGCCGACACGGGTGTGGTCGAGCAGACCGTCACCGTCGTCGTCGACTTCCCCGAGATGATCAAGGCGACGATCGGCACCGGTCTCCTGCTGTTCATCGGCTTCGTCTCGGCCGGCATGGTGCGGCGGAAGATGGCGTACGAGACCTGGTACTACATGCATCTGCTGACGTATGTCGCGGTGTATCTGACCTTCTGGCACCAACTCGCCACCGGGGCCGAGTTCGTCGCCGACTCCACAGCCCGCACCGTCTGGTACGCCCTGTACGGGACCGTCGGCGCGCTGCTGCTCTGGTACCGCGTGCTGGCGCCTGTCCGGCTGAACCTCTGGCACCGCATGCGGGTCGAGTCGACGGTGGACGAGGCCCCCGGGGTGGTCTCCGTGCTGATCAGCGGCCGCCGGCTGCACCGGCTCGGCGCCGAGGCGGGGCAGTTCTTCCGCTGGCGCTTCCTCACCAAGGGCCTGCGCTGGAGCGCCAATCCGTACTCGCTCTCGGCCCCGCCCCGGCCCAATCTGATGCGGATCACCGTCAAGGCCGTCGGCAAGCACAGCACGGCGCTGTCCCAGCTGGAGCCCGGGACGCGGGTCTGGGCGGAGGGTCCGTACGGCGCGATGACCGCCGGCCGGCGCAGCCGCAACAAGGTGCTGCTGATCGCGGGCGGCGCCGGAATCACCCCGCTCCGGGCGCTGTTCGAGACGCTGCCCGGCGGGCCGGGGGATCTGACGCTGCTCTACCGGGCCAGCAAGACCCAGGACCTGGCGCTGTGGAGCGAGCTCAAGGAGATCGCCCGCAACCGCGACGCACAGCTGATGTACGCCGTGAACGGTCCGGACGGTGCCCGGCCCGAGATCACCGCCGAGCGGCTGAAGGAAGTCCTGCCCGACATCGACAGTCACGACGTATACCTCTGCGGACCGCCCGGTCTCGCCGAGGAGTCCTACCAGGCACTGCGTGAAGCCGGAGTGCCGTCCCGCCGGATCCACCACGAGTCCTTCGAGATGTGA
- a CDS encoding FMN-binding protein codes for MKRKHPLRRVMIGIAATASGVVLLLALKQPGTTVAEASAGSQVPPGGSASAAGGQTVLGDAAGTQYGDVQVQLTLSGGRITGAQAVKAPDADANSRQIAASAIPKLNQAVMAAQSADIDAVSGASYTSKGYITSLQSALDKAGAAAPGAGASGGTGSGEAAAPPPAADPGAGADTGAGADPGAGADSGSGAGGDSGSGAGAGAGDAAPKTVLGDVADTQYGPVQVKITVSGGRITAADAVKAPDSDANSRQIAANAVPKLNQAAVTAQSAGIDAVSGASYTSKGYITSLQSAIDKAGL; via the coding sequence GTGAAGAGGAAACACCCGCTGCGCCGGGTCATGATCGGCATCGCCGCCACGGCGTCCGGCGTCGTGCTGCTGCTCGCTCTGAAGCAGCCGGGCACCACGGTCGCCGAGGCGTCCGCCGGTTCCCAGGTTCCGCCGGGCGGTTCGGCATCGGCCGCCGGTGGACAGACGGTGCTCGGGGACGCCGCCGGTACGCAGTACGGCGACGTCCAGGTCCAGCTGACCCTCAGCGGCGGCAGAATCACCGGCGCACAGGCGGTGAAGGCGCCCGACGCCGACGCCAACAGCCGCCAGATCGCCGCCAGCGCCATCCCCAAGCTCAACCAGGCGGTGATGGCGGCCCAGAGCGCCGACATCGACGCGGTATCCGGCGCCAGCTACACCAGCAAGGGCTACATCACGTCACTCCAGAGCGCGCTGGACAAGGCCGGGGCGGCCGCCCCGGGCGCGGGGGCCTCGGGCGGTACGGGAAGCGGCGAGGCGGCGGCACCGCCGCCCGCGGCGGACCCGGGAGCCGGCGCTGACACGGGAGCCGGCGCGGATCCCGGCGCGGGAGCGGATTCCGGCTCCGGCGCAGGTGGGGATTCCGGCTCCGGCGCAGGTGCGGGAGCCGGCGACGCGGCGCCGAAGACCGTGCTCGGCGACGTGGCCGACACACAGTACGGCCCGGTGCAGGTCAAGATCACGGTCAGCGGCGGCAGGATCACCGCGGCGGACGCGGTGAAGGCACCGGACAGCGACGCCAACAGCCGCCAGATCGCCGCCAATGCCGTACCCAAGCTCAATCAGGCCGCGGTCACGGCGCAGAGCGCCGGCATCGACGCCGTATCCGGCGCCAGCTACACCAGCAAGGGCTACATCACGTCCCTTCAGAGCGCCATCGACAAGGCGGGCCTGTGA
- a CDS encoding FAD:protein FMN transferase: MSGGTRLRHVEHSMGTVFSFDIRMAAADSPRVRAGLAAAVAGLHRVDEIFSTYREDSQISRLARHEITLDDCVTEVAEVFRLCEEAERESDGWFTARYAGGVDPTGVVKGWAVECAVRMLASSGADAVCLNGGGDIQLHGGPWRVGVSDPLHPGELVTVIEADDGLAVATSGPAERGCHILDPHTRRPPADGIASMTVVCPGLTEADARATAAYAMGDRARGWLEDLAGTEAFAVLADGSTWQTSGFARHCAQLPA; the protein is encoded by the coding sequence ATGTCCGGCGGGACGCGGCTGCGCCACGTCGAGCACTCGATGGGCACGGTCTTCTCGTTCGACATCCGGATGGCCGCCGCCGACTCCCCGCGGGTGCGTGCCGGGCTCGCGGCCGCCGTCGCCGGTCTGCACCGCGTCGACGAGATCTTCTCGACGTACCGCGAGGACAGCCAGATCAGCCGGCTGGCCCGGCACGAGATCACGCTCGACGACTGCGTCACCGAGGTCGCCGAGGTCTTCCGGCTGTGCGAGGAGGCCGAGCGCGAGAGCGACGGCTGGTTCACCGCCCGCTACGCCGGCGGCGTCGATCCGACCGGCGTGGTCAAGGGCTGGGCCGTGGAGTGCGCCGTCCGCATGCTCGCCTCCTCCGGCGCGGACGCGGTCTGCCTCAACGGCGGCGGTGACATCCAACTGCACGGCGGCCCCTGGCGAGTGGGGGTGTCGGACCCGCTGCACCCCGGTGAGCTCGTCACCGTGATCGAGGCCGACGACGGTCTGGCCGTCGCCACCTCGGGCCCGGCCGAGCGCGGCTGCCACATCCTCGACCCGCACACCCGCCGGCCCCCGGCCGACGGCATCGCCTCGATGACGGTCGTCTGCCCGGGGCTGACGGAGGCGGACGCCCGGGCGACCGCCGCGTACGCGATGGGCGACCGGGCCCGCGGCTGGCTGGAGGACCTCGCCGGCACCGAGGCCTTCGCGGTCCTCGCCGACGGCAGCACCTGGCAGACCAGCGGATTCGCCCGCCACTGCGCGCAGTTGCCCGCCTGA
- a CDS encoding arginine repressor — MSDAQDTEHGGPAVPQTRTARHRRIVDILNRQPVRSQSQLAKLLADNGLSVTQATLSRDLDELGAVKIRNTGGELIYAVPSEGGFRTPHVPLGESAKEERMRRLSGELLISAEASANLVVLRTPPGAAQFLASAIDQAELRDILGTIAGDDTLLLISRDPLGGQALADHLLRLAQNGR, encoded by the coding sequence ATGAGCGATGCGCAGGACACCGAGCACGGCGGGCCGGCCGTGCCGCAGACCCGTACGGCCCGCCACCGCCGGATCGTGGACATCCTCAACCGGCAGCCGGTGCGCTCGCAGAGCCAGCTGGCCAAGCTCCTCGCCGACAACGGGCTGAGCGTCACCCAGGCGACGCTCTCCCGGGACCTCGACGAGCTCGGCGCCGTGAAGATCCGCAACACCGGCGGTGAGTTGATCTACGCGGTACCCAGCGAGGGCGGCTTCCGCACCCCGCACGTGCCGCTGGGGGAGTCGGCGAAGGAGGAGCGGATGCGCCGCCTCTCCGGTGAACTGCTCATCTCCGCGGAGGCGTCGGCCAATCTCGTCGTCCTGCGCACACCCCCCGGGGCGGCCCAGTTCCTCGCCTCGGCCATCGACCAGGCCGAACTGCGCGACATCCTCGGCACGATCGCGGGTGACGACACCCTGCTGCTGATCAGCCGCGACCCGCTCGGCGGCCAGGCGCTCGCCGACCATCTGCTGCGCCTGGCCCAGAACGGCCGCTGA
- a CDS encoding acetylornithine transaminase, with product MTNQELAQRWRDVMTDNYGTPQLSLVRGEGATVWDADGTAYTDFVGGIAVNALGHAHPAVVEAVTRQISSLGHVSNLYTAEPPLALAERLIQLFGRPGRVFFCNSGAEANEAAFKIGRLTGRQHMVATDGGFHGRTMGSLALTGQPGKREPFLPLPGDVTHVPYGDADALRAAVTQETALVVIEPIQGENGVVVPPRGYLEAAREITRATGTLLVLDEVQTGIGRTGHWFEHQAQQGVEPDIVTLAKGLGGGLPLGATVVFGEAADLLKPGHHGTTFGGNPVSCAAGLAVLNTLAADGVLDEVKRLGERIRDGIEGSADRPGHPLISHVRGAGLLLGIVLNEPLAPQVQQAAQSAGFLVNAPAPDVVRLMPPLTIGEADVDAFIRALPGVLDAAGGEGRSGE from the coding sequence ATGACCAACCAGGAACTCGCCCAGCGGTGGCGGGACGTGATGACCGACAACTACGGAACGCCCCAGCTGTCGCTGGTCCGCGGAGAGGGCGCCACGGTCTGGGACGCCGACGGCACGGCGTACACCGACTTCGTCGGCGGCATCGCCGTCAACGCGCTCGGCCACGCGCACCCCGCCGTCGTTGAGGCCGTGACCCGGCAGATCTCCTCCCTCGGCCATGTCTCCAACCTCTACACCGCCGAGCCACCGCTGGCGCTCGCCGAACGCCTCATCCAGCTCTTCGGGCGTCCCGGACGCGTCTTCTTCTGCAACTCCGGCGCCGAGGCCAACGAAGCCGCTTTCAAGATCGGTCGCCTGACGGGCCGTCAGCACATGGTGGCCACCGACGGCGGCTTCCACGGCCGGACGATGGGCTCCCTCGCCCTCACCGGCCAGCCGGGCAAGAGGGAGCCGTTCCTGCCGCTCCCGGGCGATGTCACCCACGTCCCGTACGGCGACGCGGACGCGCTGCGGGCCGCCGTCACCCAGGAGACCGCACTCGTCGTCATCGAGCCGATCCAGGGCGAGAACGGCGTGGTCGTACCGCCCAGGGGATATCTGGAGGCCGCCCGGGAGATCACCCGGGCCACCGGCACGCTCCTCGTCCTCGACGAGGTCCAGACCGGCATCGGCCGCACCGGCCACTGGTTCGAACACCAGGCCCAACAGGGCGTCGAGCCGGACATCGTCACCCTCGCCAAGGGGCTCGGCGGAGGTCTGCCGCTCGGTGCGACCGTGGTCTTCGGTGAGGCCGCGGACCTGCTCAAGCCCGGTCACCACGGTACGACCTTCGGCGGGAACCCGGTGTCCTGCGCCGCGGGTCTCGCCGTCCTGAACACACTGGCGGCCGACGGAGTCCTCGACGAGGTCAAGCGCCTCGGCGAGAGGATCCGCGACGGAATCGAGGGCTCCGCGGACCGGCCGGGCCATCCTCTGATCTCCCATGTCCGTGGTGCGGGCCTGTTGCTGGGTATCGTGCTCAACGAGCCCCTCGCGCCCCAGGTGCAGCAGGCGGCTCAGAGCGCCGGTTTCCTGGTGAACGCCCCGGCCCCCGATGTCGTACGGCTGATGCCGCCCCTGACCATCGGCGAGGCCGATGTGGACGCGTTCATCCGGGCACTGCCCGGTGTTCTCGACGCGGCAGGCGGGGAAGGACGATCCGGAGAATGA
- the argB gene encoding acetylglutamate kinase encodes MSTRKHTALPKAQILIEALPWLTRHNGKIVVVKFGGNAMVDEDLKAAFAQDVVFLRQAGLKPVVVHGGGPQINAQLDRHGLVSEFKAGLRVTTPEAMDVVRMVLSGQVQRELVGLLNQHGPLAVGLTGEDAHTITATKHRPTIDGELVDIGRVGEITAIDTGAIEALLADGRIPVVSSIARSQDDGHVYNVNADTAAAALAAALGAETLMVLTDVEGLYEDWPNSDEVISRLTAGQLEKLLPELASGMVPKMEGCLFAVRNGVNTARVIDGRVPHSILLEIFTDSGIGTMVVPDGQGEP; translated from the coding sequence ATGAGCACCCGCAAGCACACCGCGCTGCCGAAGGCGCAGATCCTCATCGAGGCCCTGCCCTGGCTGACCCGGCACAACGGCAAGATCGTCGTCGTGAAGTTCGGCGGCAACGCGATGGTCGACGAGGACCTCAAGGCAGCCTTCGCCCAGGACGTCGTCTTTCTGCGACAGGCCGGCCTCAAACCGGTCGTCGTGCACGGCGGCGGCCCCCAGATCAACGCCCAGCTCGACCGGCACGGGCTGGTCAGCGAGTTCAAGGCGGGTCTGCGGGTCACCACGCCGGAGGCGATGGACGTCGTACGGATGGTGCTGTCCGGCCAGGTCCAGCGCGAGCTCGTCGGCCTGCTGAACCAGCACGGTCCGCTCGCCGTCGGCCTCACCGGCGAGGACGCCCACACCATCACCGCCACCAAGCACCGGCCCACGATCGACGGCGAACTGGTCGACATCGGACGCGTCGGCGAGATCACCGCGATCGACACCGGCGCGATCGAGGCGCTCCTCGCCGACGGCCGGATCCCGGTCGTCTCCTCGATCGCCCGCTCACAGGACGACGGACATGTCTACAACGTCAATGCTGATACGGCGGCTGCGGCACTCGCTGCGGCGCTGGGTGCCGAAACGCTGATGGTCCTCACCGACGTCGAGGGTCTTTACGAGGACTGGCCCAACAGCGACGAGGTGATCAGCAGACTCACCGCCGGTCAGCTGGAGAAGCTGCTGCCGGAGCTCGCGAGCGGCATGGTCCCCAAAATGGAGGGCTGCCTGTTCGCCGTTCGCAACGGTGTCAACACCGCCCGCGTCATCGACGGCCGGGTGCCGCACTCGATCCTGCTGGAGATCTTCACCGACTCGGGCATCGGCACGATGGTCGTGCCCGACGGACAGGGGGAACCATGA
- the argJ gene encoding bifunctional glutamate N-acetyltransferase/amino-acid acetyltransferase ArgJ, with product MSVTAAKGFTAAGIAAGIKESGNPDLALVVNNGPRRAAAGVFTSNRVKAAPVLWSEQVLKGGEVTAVVLNSGGANACTGPQGFQDTHATAEKAADVLGHSAGEVAVASTGLIGVLLPMDKLLPGIEKAAAQLGEHGGEKAAIAIKTTDTVHKTAVYEGEGWSVGGMAKGAGMLAPGLATMLVVLTTDADLDSSTLDTALRDATRLTFDRIDSDGCMSTNDTVLLLASGASGTAPEYDAFAEGVRTVCGDLARQLIGDAEGASKDIRIEVTGAATEDDAVEVGRSIARNNLLKCAIHGEDPNWGRVLSAIGTTRAAFEPDRLNVAINGVWVCKNGGVGEDRDLVDMRYREVRITADLSAGSESAVIWANDLTADYVHENSAYSS from the coding sequence GTGAGCGTCACGGCAGCGAAGGGATTCACGGCGGCGGGCATCGCGGCCGGGATCAAGGAGAGCGGCAACCCGGACCTGGCCCTCGTGGTCAACAACGGGCCGCGTCGCGCCGCCGCGGGCGTCTTCACCTCCAACCGCGTCAAAGCCGCGCCCGTCCTGTGGTCCGAGCAGGTCCTCAAGGGCGGTGAGGTCACCGCGGTCGTTCTCAACTCCGGCGGCGCCAACGCCTGTACGGGCCCACAGGGTTTCCAGGACACCCACGCCACCGCGGAGAAGGCGGCCGACGTCCTCGGCCACAGCGCCGGCGAGGTCGCGGTGGCCTCCACCGGTCTCATCGGTGTCCTGCTGCCGATGGACAAGCTCCTCCCGGGCATCGAGAAGGCCGCGGCACAGCTCGGTGAGCACGGTGGCGAAAAGGCGGCCATCGCGATCAAGACGACCGACACCGTGCACAAGACCGCCGTGTACGAGGGCGAGGGCTGGAGCGTCGGCGGGATGGCGAAGGGCGCGGGCATGCTCGCGCCGGGGCTCGCCACGATGCTCGTGGTGCTCACCACCGACGCCGACCTCGACAGCTCCACGCTCGACACGGCACTGCGGGACGCGACCCGGCTCACCTTCGACCGGATCGACTCCGACGGCTGCATGTCCACCAACGACACCGTGCTGCTGCTGGCATCCGGCGCGTCCGGGACGGCGCCGGAGTACGACGCGTTCGCCGAGGGAGTCCGCACGGTCTGCGGCGACCTGGCCCGTCAGCTCATCGGTGACGCCGAGGGCGCCTCCAAGGACATCCGTATCGAGGTCACCGGTGCCGCCACCGAGGACGACGCCGTCGAGGTCGGCCGGTCCATCGCGCGCAACAACCTGCTCAAGTGCGCCATCCACGGCGAGGACCCCAACTGGGGCCGGGTGCTCTCGGCGATCGGCACCACCCGCGCCGCGTTCGAGCCCGACCGGCTGAACGTCGCCATCAACGGCGTGTGGGTCTGCAAGAACGGCGGAGTCGGCGAGGACCGCGACCTCGTCGACATGCGCTACCGCGAGGTGCGGATCACCGCCGACCTCTCCGCCGGCTCCGAGTCCGCCGTCATCTGGGCCAACGACCTGACGGCCGACTACGTCCACGAGAACAGCGCGTACTCGTCATGA
- the argC gene encoding N-acetyl-gamma-glutamyl-phosphate reductase translates to MAVRAAVAGASGYAGGELLRLLLGHPDVEIGALTGHSNAGQRLGGLQPHLLPLAGRVLEPTTADVLAGHDVVFLALPHGQSAEVAEQLGNEVLVVDMGADFRLVDAADWEKFYGSPHAGTWPYGLPELPGARTLLAGARRIAVPGCYPTAVSLALFPAYAAGLAEPEAVITAASGTSGAGKSPKAHLLGSEVMGSMSPYGVGGGHRHTPEMIQNLSAAAGEPVTVSFTPTLAPMPRGILATCSAKAKPGTTAHDVRAAYEKALADEPFVHLLPEGQWPATASVYGSNAVQIQVAYDEAAGRLIAISAIDNLTKGTAGGAVQSMNIALGLPEDTGLSLTGVAP, encoded by the coding sequence ATGGCAGTACGCGCAGCAGTGGCCGGAGCGAGTGGATACGCGGGCGGGGAACTGCTGCGTCTCCTTCTCGGCCACCCCGACGTCGAGATCGGGGCGCTCACCGGGCACTCCAACGCAGGTCAAAGGCTCGGCGGACTCCAGCCTCACCTGCTGCCCCTCGCCGGGCGGGTCCTCGAGCCCACCACCGCCGATGTGCTGGCCGGGCACGACGTCGTCTTCCTCGCCCTCCCGCACGGGCAGTCCGCCGAGGTCGCCGAGCAGCTCGGGAACGAGGTTCTCGTCGTCGACATGGGCGCCGACTTCCGGCTCGTGGACGCCGCCGACTGGGAGAAGTTCTACGGCTCACCGCACGCGGGGACCTGGCCCTACGGGCTTCCCGAGCTGCCGGGGGCACGCACCCTGCTGGCCGGTGCCCGGCGGATCGCGGTGCCCGGGTGCTACCCCACCGCCGTGTCGCTCGCGCTGTTCCCCGCGTACGCAGCGGGACTCGCCGAGCCCGAGGCCGTGATCACCGCGGCGTCCGGGACCTCCGGTGCCGGCAAGTCGCCCAAGGCGCATCTGCTGGGCTCCGAGGTGATGGGCTCGATGAGCCCGTACGGCGTCGGCGGCGGACACCGGCACACGCCCGAGATGATCCAGAATCTCAGCGCCGCCGCGGGCGAGCCGGTCACCGTCTCCTTCACCCCGACCCTGGCGCCGATGCCCCGCGGCATTCTCGCCACCTGCTCCGCCAAGGCGAAGCCGGGCACCACGGCCCATGACGTACGGGCCGCCTACGAGAAGGCCCTGGCGGACGAGCCGTTCGTCCACCTCCTCCCCGAGGGGCAGTGGCCCGCCACCGCCTCGGTGTACGGCTCCAACGCCGTCCAGATCCAGGTCGCGTACGACGAGGCCGCCGGCCGTCTCATCGCGATCAGCGCCATCGACAACCTCACCAAGGGCACCGCCGGCGGTGCGGTGCAGAGCATGAACATCGCCCTCGGGCTTCCCGAGGACACCGGTCTTTCCCTGACGGGAGTCGCTCCGTGA
- a CDS encoding RrF2 family transcriptional regulator encodes MKLSGGVEWALHCCVVLTAAAEPVPAARLAELHDVSPSYLAKQMQALSRAGLVKSVQGKTGGYVLTRAAGEITLLDVVQAVDGANPAFVCTEIRQRGPFGTPPEECAKACPIARAMGAADAAWRASLASVSVADLAGSVERDSGPEALPTIGAWLNADRGADG; translated from the coding sequence ATGAAACTGTCCGGCGGCGTGGAGTGGGCGCTGCACTGCTGCGTGGTGCTGACCGCGGCGGCCGAGCCGGTCCCGGCGGCGCGTCTGGCGGAGCTGCACGACGTCTCGCCCAGCTATCTGGCGAAGCAGATGCAGGCCCTGTCCCGGGCGGGTCTGGTGAAGTCCGTGCAGGGCAAGACGGGTGGATACGTGCTGACCAGGGCTGCCGGCGAGATCACGCTCCTGGACGTGGTGCAGGCGGTCGACGGGGCGAACCCGGCGTTCGTGTGCACGGAGATCCGTCAGCGGGGGCCGTTCGGGACGCCGCCGGAGGAGTGCGCGAAGGCGTGTCCCATCGCCCGCGCGATGGGTGCGGCGGACGCTGCTTGGCGAGCGTCGCTGGCGAGCGTCTCGGTGGCCGACCTCGCGGGGTCGGTCGAGCGGGACAGCGGACCCGAAGCGCTGCCGACGATCGGTGCGTGGCTCAACGCGGACAGGGGTGCCGACGGCTGA